The following proteins come from a genomic window of Halobaculum sp. MBLA0147:
- the ilvA gene encoding threonine ammonia-lyase: MDTDSADEPAVTLADVEAAAERLAAVPEIEETPVVESATLGRETGADVRLKFEHLQKTGSFKPRGAYNTVAQLVASDEAVDRVVAASAGNHAQGVAFAATELGVDSLVVMPETAPQAKVDATRGYGARVEQVGETFAAAMDAAREATDDPGTAFVHAYDDPAVVAGQGTIGLELADQVPEADTVVVPIGGGGLISGVATALAELDADTRVVGVQAEGAATVPDSLAKGHPVDMPDPDTIADGIATGGISALTYGLIDRYVDEVVTVSDTEIATATLFLLERTKQLVEGAAATSVAALLSGTLSVAPDETVVPLLCGGNVDTATLQDVLTRALVDRQQFVTLRVRIDDQPGVLGEIAEIVGEYDTNIRSVRHDRSEAGLPVGKADLVFRVTVPGAAALDGVVGGVEDAGYEVRRVVPEAAAPDGVGEAGED, translated from the coding sequence ATGGACACGGACAGTGCCGACGAGCCGGCCGTGACGCTCGCGGACGTGGAGGCCGCGGCCGAACGACTGGCCGCGGTCCCGGAGATCGAGGAGACGCCGGTGGTCGAGAGCGCGACCCTCGGCCGCGAGACCGGCGCGGACGTGCGGCTCAAGTTCGAACACCTCCAGAAGACGGGGTCGTTCAAACCCCGTGGCGCGTACAACACGGTCGCGCAGTTGGTCGCGTCCGACGAGGCCGTCGACCGCGTCGTCGCCGCCAGCGCCGGCAACCACGCACAGGGGGTCGCGTTCGCCGCGACGGAACTGGGCGTCGACTCGCTGGTCGTGATGCCGGAGACGGCTCCGCAGGCGAAGGTCGACGCGACGCGCGGCTACGGCGCCCGCGTCGAACAGGTCGGCGAGACGTTCGCGGCCGCGATGGACGCGGCCCGGGAGGCCACCGACGACCCCGGCACCGCCTTCGTCCACGCCTACGACGACCCCGCGGTCGTCGCCGGCCAGGGGACGATCGGACTCGAACTCGCCGACCAGGTGCCCGAGGCCGACACCGTCGTCGTCCCGATCGGGGGCGGTGGACTGATCTCTGGGGTCGCGACCGCACTCGCGGAACTCGACGCGGACACCCGCGTCGTCGGGGTGCAAGCCGAGGGGGCGGCGACGGTGCCCGACAGTCTCGCGAAGGGCCACCCGGTCGACATGCCGGACCCGGACACCATCGCGGACGGGATCGCAACCGGGGGCATCTCCGCGTTGACGTACGGGCTGATCGACCGGTACGTCGACGAGGTAGTGACCGTCTCCGACACGGAGATCGCGACGGCGACGCTGTTCCTCCTCGAACGGACGAAACAACTCGTCGAGGGCGCGGCGGCGACGAGTGTCGCCGCGTTGCTGTCCGGAACGCTCTCGGTCGCACCCGACGAGACGGTCGTGCCACTGTTGTGTGGCGGCAACGTCGACACCGCGACGCTCCAAGACGTGCTCACCCGCGCACTCGTCGACCGCCAACAGTTCGTCACCTTGCGGGTCCGGATCGACGATCAGCCCGGTGTCCTCGGGGAGATCGCCGAGATCGTCGGCGAGTACGACACCAACATCCGGAGTGTGCGCCACGACCGCTCGGAGGCCGGGCTCCCCGTCGGGAAGGCGGACCTGGTCTTCCGCGTGACGGTCCCCGGCGCGGCGGCACTCGACGGCGTCGTGGGCGGTGTGGAGGACGCGGGGTACGAGGTCCGACGGGTCGTGCCGGAGGCGGCCGCGCCGGACGGTGTCGGCGAGGCGGGGGAGGACTGA
- a CDS encoding RNA-guided endonuclease InsQ/TnpB family protein: MRRTNTFAVRPLTADGEQLLRELLDASASLWNQLNYERRQNFFDGESVWDTADYRKQYVGVLGSATAQQVIRKNSEAWRSFFAAREDGEDTAPPGYWGNEEDGRELQTYIRNDQYTLEIGERSRLEIPVGRDLKDEYGLGYHERLRLEVTGDPKWEGEHGRLELYYDEVSDTFRAFHPVTVPDSRQDSPRAEESAALDVGANNLVACTTTTGQQYLYEGRDLFADFRETTEEIARLQSKLREGRYSSRRIRRLYRKRTRRRDHAQDALVRDLMDRLYDEGVATVYVGDLTDVLSDHWSARVNEKTHQFWAYRSFVDRLATTAEEFGISVEVRSEAFTTAMCVACGERLETKRRGDVFRCSCGYEGHADLDASRTFLKQETDTAFEAGSMARPVRLMWDDHDWSERPHSPERASPNEERTNQSTSNGKVASVGR; the protein is encoded by the coding sequence GTGAGGCGGACCAACACGTTCGCGGTCAGACCGCTCACAGCAGACGGTGAGCAACTGCTCCGCGAGTTGTTGGACGCCTCTGCCAGTCTCTGGAACCAGCTCAACTACGAACGTCGCCAGAACTTCTTCGACGGCGAAAGCGTGTGGGACACCGCCGACTACCGCAAACAGTACGTTGGTGTTCTCGGCTCTGCCACCGCTCAACAGGTCATCCGCAAAAACAGCGAAGCGTGGCGGTCGTTCTTCGCTGCCCGCGAGGATGGCGAGGACACCGCCCCGCCGGGATACTGGGGCAACGAGGAAGATGGTCGAGAACTGCAGACGTACATCCGCAACGACCAGTACACCCTCGAAATCGGTGAGCGGAGTCGGCTCGAAATCCCTGTCGGCCGAGACCTCAAAGACGAGTACGGGCTTGGCTACCACGAGCGCCTGCGCCTCGAAGTCACTGGCGACCCCAAATGGGAGGGCGAACACGGCCGGTTGGAACTGTACTACGATGAGGTGAGCGACACGTTCAGGGCCTTTCACCCTGTCACAGTACCCGATTCTCGACAGGATTCACCACGAGCCGAGGAATCGGCTGCCTTGGATGTGGGCGCGAACAACCTCGTCGCCTGTACGACCACGACCGGTCAACAGTACCTCTACGAGGGACGTGACCTGTTCGCCGACTTTCGAGAAACCACCGAAGAAATCGCCCGTCTACAGTCGAAGCTCCGCGAGGGACGGTACAGTAGTCGCCGAATTCGACGCCTGTACCGCAAGCGGACACGGCGGCGCGACCACGCACAGGACGCACTCGTGCGTGACCTGATGGACCGACTGTACGACGAGGGCGTTGCCACCGTGTACGTGGGCGACCTCACCGACGTGCTGTCGGACCACTGGTCGGCGCGAGTGAACGAGAAAACCCACCAGTTCTGGGCGTATCGCTCGTTCGTCGACCGTCTCGCCACGACCGCCGAGGAGTTCGGTATTTCGGTCGAGGTTCGGTCGGAAGCGTTCACGACGGCAATGTGTGTCGCGTGTGGTGAGCGATTGGAGACGAAGCGTCGTGGTGACGTGTTCCGGTGTTCGTGTGGATACGAGGGTCACGCCGATTTGGACGCCTCCCGGACGTTCCTCAAACAAGAGACTGACACAGCGTTCGAAGCAGGGTCGATGGCACGGCCTGTGCGCCTCATGTGGGACGACCACGATTGGTCGGAGCGACCACACTCTCCCGAGAGGGCAAGTCCCAACGAGGAACGCACAAACCAGAGTACCAGCAACGGGAAAGTTGCCTCCGTGGGTCGATAG
- a CDS encoding ABC transporter ATP-binding protein: MSDGDGSLDDLREHAERPMLYLAREYGGGYTLELLLGGVTTVLSAALFSVPAFVLGVALDALFTNERPFTLPLVPEAWIPPTATGQFWLTVGIVTGSFLLAAVSGYLRGWALNRVAQDVQHDVRTDTYEEMQTQRLAFFDDHKTGEIMSVLNNDVNQLESFLSQDLQQGVRIVVTSLTIGAITLWLNWRLALVTLTMVPMLGYASYRFQNAIEPKYGEVRSSVGRLNARLENSIGGITVIKAFGREAYEADRVADASDDYRSANWDAIRTRIKFFPALVVITAFGYGVTFTLGGYAYLFGGTAGAPAVVAFFAAGLSAGTLVTFLLYARRLMYPMRQFGQVLNNYQYAYSAAERIVGLLREPDQIPDRDDGVELDTVAGAVSYEDVSFAYENADETTIDDVSLEVEPGETVGLVGPTGAGKTTLIKLLMRLYDADEGTIRLDGHDVRDVRLDSLREHLGYVSQEPFLFGGTVRENVAYGQTEVTDAELETALRRAGAWEFVSELDDGVETTVGERGVKLSGGQRQRLAIARAILEDPSILVLDEATSHVDNETEVVIQQNVADTLAERTTFVIAHRLSTVRDADRIVVLDDGHVAETGTHEELLGADGLYADLWSVQVGEVESLPDGFVERNLATDD, translated from the coding sequence ATGTCCGACGGCGACGGGTCGCTCGACGACCTCCGCGAACACGCCGAGCGGCCGATGTTGTACCTCGCCCGCGAGTACGGCGGTGGGTACACCCTCGAGCTCCTGTTGGGTGGTGTCACCACAGTCCTCTCGGCGGCGCTGTTCTCCGTCCCCGCGTTCGTCCTCGGGGTCGCACTCGACGCACTGTTCACGAACGAACGCCCGTTCACCCTCCCGCTGGTGCCCGAGGCGTGGATCCCGCCGACGGCCACCGGCCAGTTCTGGCTCACCGTCGGCATCGTCACCGGCTCGTTCCTGTTGGCCGCCGTGTCCGGGTACCTCCGCGGGTGGGCGCTCAACCGCGTCGCACAGGACGTGCAACACGACGTGCGGACGGACACCTACGAGGAGATGCAGACCCAGCGGCTCGCCTTCTTCGACGACCACAAGACCGGTGAGATCATGTCCGTGCTGAACAACGACGTGAACCAACTGGAGTCGTTCCTCTCGCAGGACCTCCAACAGGGCGTCCGGATCGTCGTCACCTCGCTCACCATCGGCGCGATCACCCTGTGGCTCAACTGGCGACTCGCGCTCGTCACCCTGACGATGGTGCCGATGTTGGGGTACGCCTCCTACCGCTTCCAGAACGCCATCGAGCCGAAGTACGGCGAGGTGCGCTCGTCCGTCGGGCGACTCAACGCCCGGCTGGAGAACAGCATCGGCGGGATCACCGTGATCAAGGCGTTCGGTCGCGAGGCGTACGAGGCCGACCGGGTCGCCGACGCCTCCGACGACTACCGGAGTGCCAACTGGGACGCGATCCGCACCCGGATCAAGTTCTTCCCCGCGCTCGTCGTGATCACCGCCTTCGGCTACGGCGTCACGTTCACGCTCGGCGGCTACGCGTACCTCTTCGGCGGCACTGCCGGGGCGCCCGCCGTCGTCGCCTTCTTCGCGGCCGGCCTCTCTGCGGGGACGCTGGTCACCTTCCTCCTGTACGCCCGCCGGCTGATGTACCCGATGCGGCAGTTCGGACAGGTGTTGAACAACTACCAGTACGCCTACTCGGCGGCCGAGCGGATCGTCGGGCTCCTGCGGGAACCCGATCAGATTCCCGACCGCGACGACGGGGTCGAACTCGACACGGTCGCCGGCGCGGTGTCGTACGAGGACGTCTCCTTCGCCTACGAGAACGCCGACGAGACGACGATCGACGACGTGAGTCTCGAGGTGGAGCCGGGCGAGACCGTCGGCTTGGTCGGGCCGACGGGTGCCGGGAAGACGACACTGATCAAGCTCCTGATGCGGCTGTACGACGCCGACGAGGGGACGATCCGGCTCGACGGCCACGACGTACGCGACGTGCGTCTCGACAGTCTCCGGGAGCACTTGGGGTACGTCTCCCAGGAGCCGTTCCTCTTCGGCGGCACCGTCCGCGAGAACGTCGCCTACGGGCAGACGGAGGTGACCGACGCGGAGTTGGAGACGGCACTCCGGCGGGCCGGCGCGTGGGAGTTCGTCTCGGAGTTGGACGACGGCGTCGAGACGACGGTCGGGGAGCGGGGCGTGAAGCTCTCGGGTGGACAACGCCAGCGGCTGGCGATCGCGCGGGCCATCCTGGAGGACCCGTCGATCCTCGTGTTGGACGAGGCGACGAGTCACGTCGACAACGAGACGGAGGTGGTGATCCAACAGAACGTCGCGGACACGCTCGCCGAGCGGACGACGTTCGTGATCGCCCACCGGCTCTCGACGGTGCGTGACGCCGACCGGATCGTCGTCTTGGACGACGGCCACGTCGCCGAGACGGGCACCCACGAGGAGTTGCTGGGGGCCGACGGGCTGTACGCCGACCTCTGGAGCGTCCAGGTGGGCGAGGTGGAGTCGCTCCCGGACGGGTTCGTCGAGCGCAACCTCGCGACGGACGACTGA
- a CDS encoding tyrosine-type recombinase/integrase has translation MPDASEGDGTRLETAVAARLRSLDAGAYRANSEHVLEEFVSFLRSRRDVTTLEEIDVLDVRRYAQYLRERVHDDADDLSASSAAGPYFTVVRAFLGWCVDDERLDANPARPNRAREPLPTDRGDHDRQFWSREAREQLLAFVDDRAHEALEGDVDVDRTTAFRDRALVTALALTGARGAELFATPRDEDRNGLRWRDVDLAGGTAVVFGKTREEQPIPLLDRVVTVLDRYRRVLEPPTDEWPVFPTEHAPSLARAAREGLAERGWADERIETALADATASEVLRDHEVPPPAISTNGARSLMRRLCEAAEVFIDGEYLKPHGGRRGLGSEVYAEDAELAQELLRHESIETTHQAYREERVAETRERVQDVLDGE, from the coding sequence ATGCCAGACGCGAGCGAGGGGGACGGGACGCGACTGGAGACCGCCGTCGCGGCGCGACTGCGGAGTCTCGACGCCGGAGCGTACCGCGCGAACAGCGAGCACGTTCTGGAAGAGTTCGTCTCCTTCCTCCGCAGTCGACGTGACGTGACGACACTGGAAGAGATCGACGTGCTGGACGTTCGCCGCTACGCCCAGTACCTCCGCGAACGAGTCCACGACGACGCGGACGACCTCTCCGCGAGTTCCGCCGCCGGCCCGTACTTCACCGTCGTCCGCGCGTTCCTCGGCTGGTGTGTCGACGACGAGCGACTCGACGCGAACCCGGCGCGTCCGAATCGCGCTCGCGAACCGCTGCCGACGGACCGCGGGGACCACGACCGCCAGTTCTGGAGTCGCGAGGCTCGCGAGCAGTTGCTGGCCTTCGTCGACGACCGGGCCCACGAGGCGCTGGAGGGAGACGTAGACGTGGACCGGACGACGGCGTTCCGCGATCGGGCGCTCGTGACGGCGCTGGCGTTGACCGGTGCTCGCGGCGCGGAGCTGTTCGCGACGCCGCGCGACGAGGACCGCAACGGGTTGCGCTGGCGCGACGTGGACTTGGCCGGCGGGACGGCTGTCGTCTTCGGGAAGACACGCGAGGAACAGCCGATCCCGTTGTTGGACCGTGTCGTCACGGTGTTGGACCGCTACCGGCGCGTGCTGGAGCCGCCGACGGACGAGTGGCCCGTCTTCCCGACGGAACACGCCCCGTCGCTGGCTCGCGCCGCACGCGAGGGGCTCGCGGAGCGCGGCTGGGCCGACGAGCGGATCGAGACGGCGCTGGCGGACGCGACCGCCAGCGAGGTGTTGCGCGACCACGAGGTGCCGCCGCCGGCCATCTCGACGAACGGCGCCCGCTCGCTGATGCGTCGCCTCTGTGAGGCGGCCGAGGTGTTCATCGACGGGGAGTACTTGAAACCGCACGGCGGCCGGCGTGGACTCGGCAGCGAGGTGTACGCCGAGGATGCCGAACTCGCACAGGAACTGTTGCGCCACGAGAGCATCGAGACCACCCACCAGGCGTACCGCGAGGAACGTGTCGCGGAGACCCGCGAGCGCGTCCAAGACGTGCTCGACGGGGAGTGA